The following proteins are co-located in the Ailuropoda melanoleuca isolate Jingjing chromosome 13, ASM200744v2, whole genome shotgun sequence genome:
- the MOCS3 gene encoding adenylyltransferase and sulfurtransferase MOCS3, with protein MPFKTPSGKDAMASREEVLALQAEVARREEELSSLKQRLAAAVLAEQEPERLVPVSPLPPRAALSRDEILRYSRQLVLPELGVHGQLRLATASVLVVGCGGLGCPLAQYLAAAGVGRLGLVDYDVVEMSNLARQVLHGEALAGQAKVFSAAASLRRLNSAVECVPYAQALTPATALDLVRRYDVVADCSDNVPTRYLVNDACVLAGRPLVSASALRFEGQITVYHYDGGPCYRCIFPQPPPAETVTNCADGGVLGVVTGVLGCLQALEVLKIAAGLGPSYSRSLLIFDALRGQFRCIQLRSRRPDCAACGERPTVTDLQDYEAFCGSSATDKCRSLQLLSPEERVSVTDYKRLLDSGSPHLLLDVRPQVEVDICRLPHALHIPLKHLERRDAQSLELLGEAIREGRQGTQEGAAFPVYVICKLGNDSQKAVKTLQSLTAVQELESLTVQDVVGGLMAWAAKVDGTFPQY; from the coding sequence ATGCCTTTCAAGACACCTTCCGGGAAGGACGCCATGGCTTCCAGGGAGGAGGTGCTTGCGTTGCAGGCTGAAGTTGCCCGGCGTGAGGAAGAGCTAAGTTCTCTGAAACAGAGGCTGGCGGCGGCTGTTTTGGCGGAGCAGGAGCCAGAGCGGTTGGTTCCGGTGTCGCCCCTGCCGCCGAGGGCTGCCCTGTCGCGAGATGAGATTTTGCGTTATAGCCGGCAGCTAGTGCTGCCTGAGCTAGGCGTGCACGGACAGCTGCGCCTGGCCACCGCGTCGGTGCTAGTCGTGGGCTGCGGTGGGCTTGGCTGCCCTCTGGCGCAGTACCTGGCAGCGGCCGGCGTAGGCCGCCTCGGCCTCGTGGACTACGACGTAGTAGAAATGAGCAATTTGGCCCGCCAGGTGCTGCATGGCGAGGCGCTGGCTGGCCAAGCCAAGGTCTTTTCGGCCGCCGCCTCGCTGCGCCGCCTCAATTCTGCGGTGGAGTGCGTGCCCTATGCTCAGGCGCTTACGCCAGCCACGGCGCTAGACTTAGTCCGCCGCTATGACGTGGTGGCTGACTGCTCTGACAACGTGCCCACTCGCTACCTGGTTAATGACGCATGTGTGCTAGCCGGCCGGCCTCTCGTGTCGGCCAGCGCCTTGCGCTTTGAGGGCCAGATCACAGTGTACCACTATGACGGCGGGCCTTGCTATCGCTGCATattcccccaaccacctccaGCGGAGACAGTGACCAACTGCGCGGATGGCGGGGTGCTCGGTGTCGTCACTGGGGTCCTGGGCTGCTTGCAGGCACTGGAAGTGTTGAAGATCGCAGCTGGTCTGGGTCCGTCTTACAGTCGCAGCCTGTTGATCTTTGATGCCCTCAGAGGACAATTTCGCTGTATTCAGCTTCGGAGCCGCAGGCCTGACTGTGCGGCTTGCGGCGAGCGGCCCACTGTAACTGACCTGCAGGATTACGAAGCCTTCTGTGGCTCCTCAGCCACGGACAAGTGCCGCTCTCTGCAGTTGCTGAGCCCAGAGGAGCGAGTTTCGGTCACCGACTATAAGCGACTTCTCGATTCAGGCTCACCCCACCTGTTGCTGGACGTCAGGCCTCAAGTGGAGGTGGACATCTGTCGTTTGCCTCATGCCCTGCACATCCCTTTGAAACATTTGGAACGGAGGGATGCGCAGAGCCTGGAGCTCCTAGGAGAAGCAATCCGGGAAGGGAGGCAGGGCACACAGGAAGGGGCAGCTTTCCCAGTTTATGTGATTTGCAAACTGGGCAATGACTCCCAGAAAGCGGTGAAGACCCTGCAGTCCTTGACAGCAGTCCAGGAGTTAGAATCTTTAACGGTTCAGGATGTTGTGGGGGGCCTCATGGCCTGGGCTGCCAAAGTCGATGGAACATTTCCGCAGTACTGA
- the DPM1 gene encoding dolichol-phosphate mannosyltransferase subunit 1, whose product MASEEASRSPRRSRREPEGRAPRQDKYSVLLPTYNERENLPLIVWLLVKSFSESGINYEIIIIDDGSPDGTRDVAEQLEKIYGSDKILLRPREKKLGLGTAYIHGMKHATGNYIIIMDADLSHHPKFIPEFIRKQKEGNFDIVSGTRYKGNGGVYGWDLKRKIISRGANFITQILLRPGASDLTGSFRLYRKEVLQKLIEKCVSKGYVFQMEMIVRARQLNYTIGEVPISFVDRVYGESKLGGNEIVSFLKGLLTLFATT is encoded by the exons ATGGCCTCTGAGGAAGCGAGCCGTAGTCCTCGTAGGTCTCGGCGGGAGCCGGAGGGGCGCGCCCCGCGACAGGACAAGTATTCAGTGCTTTTGCCCACCTACAACGAGCGCGAGAACCTACCGCTCATCGTATGGCTGCTGGTGAAAAGCTTCTCCGAGAG tggaaTCAATTATGAAATTATAATCATAGATGATGGAAGCCCAGATGGAACAAGAGACGTTGCTGAACAGTTGGAGAAGATCTATGGGTCAGACAAAATT CTTCTAAGACCACGGGAGAAAAAGTTAGGCCTAG gaacTGCATATATTCACGGAATGAAACATGCCACAGGAAACTACATAATAATTATGGATGCTGATCTCTCACACCAT ccAAAATTTATTCCTGAATTCATTAG gAAGCAGAAGGAGGGTAATTTTGACATTGTCTCTGGAACTCGGTACAAAGGAAATGGAGGTGTATATGGCTgggatttgaaaagaaaaataatcag CCGCGGGGCCAATTTTATAACTCAGATTTTGCTCAGACCAGGAGCATCTGATTTAACAGGAAGTTTCAG GTTATACCGAAAAGAAGTTCTACAGAAATTGatagaaaaatgtgtttctaaaGGCTATGTCTTCCAGATGGAAATGATTGTTCGGGCAAGACAGTTGAATTATACTATTGGCGAG gttCCAATATCATTTGTGGATCGTGTTTACGGTGAATCCAAGTTGGGAGGAAATGAAATAGTCTCTTTCTTGAAAGGATTATTGACTCTCTTTGCTACTACATAA